TTTAGGAAGAGAGGAAAAGTTTAGGGGAGTAATTGACTTAATCAAGATGAAGGCAATTGTGTTTGATGAAGAAACTCGCGGAGCAAAATATGAATATATATCTATTCCTGAAGAATTTTTATCTGAAGCGGAACAATATCGAGAAAAAATGCTTGAAGTACTTGCTGAATTGGATGATGAACTTATGGAAAAATATTTGGAAGGGAAAAAAATCCCTGAAGCAGATATACAAAGAGTTTTACGTTGTAATACTATTGGATTAAAGATAATTCCTGTATTATGTGGATCCGCTTTTAAAAACAAGGGAATACAACCACTTTTAGATGCCATTGTTGATTATTTACCCTCTCCTATAGATATTCCACCAATAAAAGGTAAAAATTTAAAAGGTGAGGAAGAGGAAAGAATAGCTTCTGATAATGCACCGCTTTCTGCCTTAGCTTTTAAATTGATGACTGACCCTTATGTTGGTCATTTAACTTTTTTAAGGATTTATTCTGGTCATTTAAAAACAGGTGATACAGTATTTAATGCAACTAAAGGTGTTAAAGAAAAAATTGGTCGTTTATTAAAAATGCATGCAAACAAACGTGAAGAGATATCTGAAGCCTATGCTGGGGATATTGTAGCTGCTGTTGGCTTAAAACACACTACTACTGGAGATACACTTTGTGATGAAAGAGCACCAATTTTACTTGAATCTATTGAAGTACCAGAACCTGTAATCTCTGTAGCAATTGAGCCAAAAACAAAAGATGATCAAGATAAATTAAGCACAGCTCTTCATAAAATTAGTATAGAAGATCCCTCATTTCAAGTAAAATATGAAGAAGAAACAGGTGAAACCATTATTTCAGGTATGGGTGAGTTACATTTAGAGATTATTGTTGACCGTCTTCGACGTGAATTTAAGGTTAATGTAAATGTAGGACGTCCACAAGTAGCTTACAGAGAAACAATTACTAAGCCAGTCAAAGTAGAAGGACGTTTTATCAAACAGACAGGAGGACGCGGTCAATATGGACATGTATGGTTAGAATTAGAACCTTTGTCTCCTGGTAAAGGTTTTGAATTTGTGAATGCTATAACAGGTGGTGTTATTCCTAAAGAGTATATTCCAGCAGTAGAACGAGGAGTAAAAGAAGCTATGGAAAGAGGTGTCATTGCTGGTTATCCTGTAACAGATATACGTGTAAAATTAATAGATGGCTCTTATCATGAAGTAGATTCTTCTGATATGGCATTTGCCATTGCTGCTTCAATGGCTTTTAAAGAAGGTGTAAAAAAAGGAGGGCCAGTATTACTTGAACCTATTATGTTTTTAGAAGTAATTGTACCAGAAGCTTATGTTGGTGATGTAATGGGTGATATTACAGCTAGAAGAGGAAAAATAATTGGTATAGAGACTAGAAAAAATATTCAAGTAATAAGGGCACATGTCCCCTTGGCAGAAATGTTTGGATATGCTACAACACTGCGGTCAACTACTCAGGGCAGGGCTACTTATACAATGCAATTTTCACATTATGAGCCTGTGCCCGTTAAAATAGCTGAAAATGTACTTAAAGAAAAGAGAAAATAGGAGGAAACGGGATGGCGAAACAGAAGTTTGAAAGGAAAAAGCCACATGTGAATGTGGGTACAATTGGGCATATAG
This genomic stretch from Candidatus Desulfofervidus auxilii harbors:
- the fusA gene encoding elongation factor G codes for the protein MGRIVPIEKVRNIGFMAHIDAGKTTTTERVLYYTGISHRLGEVHEGTAIMDFMEQERERGITITSAATTCFWKGHRINIIDTPGHVDFTVEVERSLRVLDGAIIIFCAVGGVEPQSETVWRQADKYKVPRLAFINKMDRIGADFEGCIKMIADRLQANPIPIQIPLGREEKFRGVIDLIKMKAIVFDEETRGAKYEYISIPEEFLSEAEQYREKMLEVLAELDDELMEKYLEGKKIPEADIQRVLRCNTIGLKIIPVLCGSAFKNKGIQPLLDAIVDYLPSPIDIPPIKGKNLKGEEEERIASDNAPLSALAFKLMTDPYVGHLTFLRIYSGHLKTGDTVFNATKGVKEKIGRLLKMHANKREEISEAYAGDIVAAVGLKHTTTGDTLCDERAPILLESIEVPEPVISVAIEPKTKDDQDKLSTALHKISIEDPSFQVKYEEETGETIISGMGELHLEIIVDRLRREFKVNVNVGRPQVAYRETITKPVKVEGRFIKQTGGRGQYGHVWLELEPLSPGKGFEFVNAITGGVIPKEYIPAVERGVKEAMERGVIAGYPVTDIRVKLIDGSYHEVDSSDMAFAIAASMAFKEGVKKGGPVLLEPIMFLEVIVPEAYVGDVMGDITARRGKIIGIETRKNIQVIRAHVPLAEMFGYATTLRSTTQGRATYTMQFSHYEPVPVKIAENVLKEKRK